In Saccharicrinis carchari, a single window of DNA contains:
- a CDS encoding HD domain-containing protein produces the protein MTKQYYTLNKLKIINDPVYGFVKIPFEFIYDLLQHKYFQRLRGIKQLGLTSMVYPGAMHNRFQHAVGAMHLMTQAVDVLRSKGIEISKQESEAVHIAILLHDIGHGPFSHVLEDAVVKGIHHEELSLLFMERLNDAFDGKLNLAIDIFKGHYSKKFLHQLVSSQLDMDRLDYLRRDSFFTGVTEGTIGSDRIIKMLHVHNDKLVVESKGIYSIEKFLIARRLMYWQVYLHKTCVVAEKMLVLILQRARYLLQQGSEIFATPHLLCFFKEAISIDEFKSDPSVLDKFAMLDDGDIMSALKVWTNHNDFILSTLAKLIVNRDLFHVEMQKETFDKQRIKQIKNRVKEQMNLGNEEISYFVHTDVVANHAYSLTDEKIKILSGDGSLQDVSDASDILNVSVLSKNVKKNVLIYPKSISRWVKSL, from the coding sequence ATGACAAAACAGTATTATACGCTTAACAAATTAAAAATCATCAACGACCCCGTTTATGGTTTTGTAAAAATTCCGTTCGAATTTATTTATGACCTTTTACAGCACAAGTATTTTCAGCGATTAAGAGGTATAAAACAATTAGGCCTTACCTCAATGGTTTATCCGGGTGCTATGCACAATCGCTTTCAGCATGCCGTAGGAGCTATGCATTTGATGACACAGGCCGTTGATGTGTTACGTTCCAAAGGTATTGAAATTAGTAAACAAGAATCAGAAGCGGTGCACATTGCCATATTATTGCACGATATTGGGCATGGCCCGTTTTCGCATGTGCTCGAAGATGCTGTTGTAAAAGGTATTCATCACGAGGAGCTATCTTTGCTGTTTATGGAGCGACTCAACGACGCTTTTGATGGTAAACTTAACTTGGCGATTGATATTTTTAAAGGACATTATTCAAAAAAATTTCTGCATCAATTGGTGAGCAGTCAGTTGGATATGGATAGGCTCGATTACCTGAGGCGGGATAGCTTTTTTACTGGTGTAACGGAGGGAACTATAGGGTCGGATCGGATAATTAAGATGCTACATGTGCATAATGATAAACTGGTAGTGGAGTCGAAAGGCATTTACTCAATCGAAAAATTTTTGATAGCCCGCAGATTGATGTATTGGCAGGTGTATTTGCATAAAACATGTGTTGTGGCCGAAAAAATGTTGGTGCTGATATTACAACGCGCACGTTATTTACTGCAACAGGGAAGTGAAATTTTTGCCACCCCCCATTTACTTTGTTTTTTTAAGGAAGCTATTAGTATTGATGAATTTAAAAGCGATCCATCCGTGCTCGACAAATTTGCAATGCTCGACGACGGTGATATTATGTCGGCCTTAAAGGTTTGGACAAACCACAATGATTTTATTCTGTCCACCTTGGCTAAGCTGATTGTTAATCGCGATTTGTTTCATGTTGAAATGCAAAAGGAGACTTTTGACAAACAAAGGATAAAGCAAATTAAAAACAGGGTGAAGGAGCAAATGAATTTAGGTAATGAAGAGATTAGTTATTTTGTACATACTGATGTTGTTGCGAACCATGCCTATAGTTTGACGGATGAAAAGATAAAAATACTATCTGGCGACGGCAGTTTACAGGATGTTTCCGACGCCTCAGATATTTTGAATGTTTCAGTTTTGAGTAAAAATGTAAAAAAGAATGTATTGATTTATCCAAAATCAATAAGCAGATGGGTTAAGAGTTTGTGA
- the nusA gene encoding transcription termination factor NusA codes for MENINLIDTFSEFKELKSIDRATMIRVLEDSFRSVLIKRFGTDDNFDVIINTDKGDFEIWRNREIVADDELEDDNLQISLTDAKKIDEDYEIGEEVTDEVRFLDFGRRAILSLRQNLSARILELEKDNIYHKYKDKIGDIVTGEVYQIWKREILILDDEGNELILPKAEQIPSDFFRKGDNIRAVVVRVEIRNNNPLIIISRTSPVFLERLFELEVPEIFDGLITIKKIVRMPGERAKVAVESYDERIDPVGACVGMKGSRIHGIVRELRNENIDVINYTSNIQLFIQRSLNPAKITNIKLFEEDKRAQVYLRPDEVSLAIGKGGLNIKLASQLTGYEIDVYREMEVDDEDVSLDEFTDEIEGWILNEIKSIGCDTAKSVLDLSVEDLVKRTDLEEETIREVIRILSAEFD; via the coding sequence ATGGAAAACATTAATTTAATTGACACTTTTTCGGAGTTTAAAGAGCTAAAGAGCATCGACAGGGCAACCATGATAAGAGTGCTCGAAGACTCTTTCAGAAGCGTTCTGATAAAACGTTTTGGAACGGACGATAATTTCGATGTTATTATTAACACCGATAAAGGAGACTTTGAAATTTGGCGTAACCGCGAAATTGTTGCAGATGACGAACTGGAAGACGACAACTTGCAGATATCGTTAACAGACGCTAAAAAGATTGATGAGGATTACGAGATAGGTGAGGAAGTAACGGACGAAGTCCGTTTTCTTGATTTTGGAAGAAGAGCCATACTCAGTCTACGCCAAAACTTATCGGCTCGTATTCTGGAACTCGAAAAAGATAATATATACCATAAATACAAAGACAAAATAGGTGATATTGTCACCGGTGAAGTGTATCAGATATGGAAGAGGGAAATCCTGATTTTAGATGATGAGGGCAATGAGTTGATTCTACCCAAAGCAGAACAGATACCTTCCGACTTTTTTCGTAAAGGCGATAACATAAGGGCAGTTGTGGTAAGAGTGGAAATTAGAAACAACAACCCATTAATTATTATTTCGCGTACCTCGCCGGTATTCCTTGAACGATTGTTTGAGCTGGAAGTTCCGGAGATATTTGATGGGCTTATCACCATTAAAAAAATTGTACGCATGCCCGGCGAAAGAGCTAAAGTAGCGGTTGAGTCGTACGACGAACGCATAGACCCTGTTGGAGCCTGCGTGGGAATGAAAGGATCGAGAATACATGGCATTGTACGTGAGTTACGCAACGAAAACATCGATGTAATTAACTACACAAGCAATATACAGCTGTTTATTCAACGCTCGCTCAACCCGGCCAAAATAACAAATATCAAACTCTTTGAAGAAGATAAAAGAGCACAAGTATATTTACGTCCCGATGAGGTGAGCCTTGCCATTGGAAAGGGCGGGCTAAATATCAAGCTGGCCAGTCAACTGACAGGTTATGAAATTGATGTTTACCGCGAAATGGAAGTGGACGACGAAGATGTGAGCTTAGATGAGTTTACAGACGAAATTGAAGGATGGATTCTGAACGAAATTAAATCCATAGGCTGCGACACAGCAAAATCGGTACTCGACCTTAGTGTGGAAGATTTAGTAAAACGAACCGATCTGGAAGAAGAAACCATCCGGGAAGTTATACGTATATTGAGCGCAGAATTTGATTAA
- the lpxA gene encoding acyl-ACP--UDP-N-acetylglucosamine O-acyltransferase: protein MKQPLAYIHPEAKIAANVVIEPFVTIDKNVVIEEGTRIGSNVTILEGARIGKNCNIFPGAVISAIPQDLKFAGEDSVAIIGDNTTIRECVTVNRGTVSRGKTVVGNNCLLMAYVHIAHDVIVGNNVIIANATQVAGEVRIDDYAIIGGSCAVHQFVHIGAHVMIQGGALLGKDVPPYIKVGNTKMSYGGINSIGLRRRDFSNEQINGIQNIYRVLFQSGLNNSDAVEKMETELPASKERDEIILFVKNSQRGIIKGYLSNAER from the coding sequence ATGAAACAACCATTAGCATACATCCACCCCGAAGCTAAAATAGCAGCAAATGTGGTAATTGAGCCTTTTGTTACTATTGATAAAAATGTGGTAATTGAAGAAGGCACCCGAATCGGTTCCAATGTTACCATCTTAGAGGGTGCGCGAATAGGTAAAAACTGCAATATATTTCCAGGTGCTGTTATTTCGGCCATACCACAGGATTTAAAGTTTGCAGGCGAAGATTCCGTGGCGATTATAGGGGATAATACTACGATACGTGAGTGCGTTACCGTAAATCGGGGTACGGTTTCGCGAGGGAAAACGGTAGTAGGTAACAATTGTTTGCTGATGGCCTATGTGCATATTGCCCATGATGTGATAGTGGGTAATAATGTAATTATTGCCAATGCAACACAAGTAGCAGGTGAAGTGCGCATTGATGATTATGCCATTATAGGGGGCTCTTGTGCTGTTCATCAGTTTGTGCACATAGGTGCCCATGTAATGATACAGGGAGGAGCACTCCTGGGTAAGGATGTACCGCCTTATATTAAGGTGGGTAATACAAAAATGTCGTATGGAGGTATCAATTCCATTGGGCTAAGGCGCAGAGACTTTTCAAACGAGCAAATAAACGGTATTCAGAATATCTATCGCGTGCTTTTTCAGAGTGGACTGAATAATTCGGATGCCGTGGAAAAAATGGAAACAGAATTACCGGCATCAAAAGAACGCGACGAAATTATTTTATTTGTGAAAAATTCGCAACGTGGAATTATCAAAGGGTATCTTTCTAATGCGGAAAGGTAA
- a CDS encoding M56 family metallopeptidase translates to MEYFINYLLESSLILGVLALFYRTVLHHEPFFKLNRVYLLLSLTLATVVPFVHISVSPPSTTDIEVQGFTNLLQAVNVYADEVQQTVVPVIAKNKTFGWLYLGGALAILLRLLFGLTRLGLLSKKARWIKYKDVRIADLPGNFNAFSFFHVIFVNRSLYTDDDLDKILVHEMSHVKHRHSLDVLLFEALLIVQWFNPFAWWIKNLLRELHEFQADRSVLNKGTAIGSYKKLLLHEATGARLFPVNNFNQSITKKRFKMMTNKTIKNKAFIKGLAAFFMIVSVAFFFACDRTADEELQQSTLEELQQITLQSEDMDPTFFIVEVMPQFPGGDMELRKYIAKSIKYPVDAQEQRKMGRVYVQFVVSKTGDVKDVKVLRSGGFESLDEEALRVVRAMPKWTPGLQRGQKVNVSYTIPINFVLQSNPPAQKEIEPIAQENDNEVIVVGY, encoded by the coding sequence ATGGAATATTTTATCAATTACCTGCTGGAGTCGTCGCTCATTTTGGGCGTGTTGGCCTTGTTTTATCGCACAGTTCTGCATCACGAACCATTTTTTAAGTTGAATAGAGTTTATCTGCTATTGTCGTTGACATTGGCTACCGTTGTGCCCTTTGTGCATATTTCCGTTTCGCCACCCAGCACTACCGATATTGAAGTACAAGGTTTTACAAACCTACTGCAAGCTGTGAACGTTTATGCCGATGAGGTACAGCAGACGGTTGTGCCTGTCATTGCGAAAAACAAAACCTTTGGATGGCTTTATTTGGGTGGTGCGTTGGCCATATTACTGCGTTTGCTTTTTGGCCTGACACGCTTGGGTTTACTCTCAAAAAAAGCCCGATGGATAAAATATAAAGATGTTAGGATAGCCGACCTGCCCGGCAACTTTAACGCTTTTTCGTTCTTTCATGTAATTTTCGTTAATCGGTCACTTTATACCGACGACGATCTGGACAAGATATTAGTGCATGAAATGTCCCACGTTAAGCATCGGCACTCTTTGGATGTGCTGTTGTTTGAGGCGCTTCTTATTGTGCAGTGGTTTAACCCTTTTGCCTGGTGGATTAAGAACCTGCTCAGGGAGTTGCACGAGTTTCAGGCCGATCGTTCCGTATTAAACAAAGGAACTGCCATTGGCTCTTACAAAAAATTGTTATTGCACGAGGCTACCGGCGCGCGACTGTTTCCTGTGAATAACTTTAACCAATCCATTACTAAAAAACGATTTAAAATGATGACCAATAAAACAATTAAAAACAAGGCTTTTATCAAAGGTCTGGCTGCCTTCTTTATGATAGTGAGCGTGGCATTCTTTTTTGCCTGCGACCGCACTGCCGACGAGGAGTTACAGCAAAGCACATTAGAAGAATTGCAGCAAATCACCTTACAAAGTGAGGACATGGACCCAACTTTTTTCATTGTCGAGGTAATGCCCCAGTTTCCGGGCGGCGATATGGAGTTACGGAAGTACATCGCCAAAAGTATTAAGTATCCTGTTGATGCCCAAGAACAACGTAAGATGGGTCGAGTTTACGTGCAATTTGTAGTATCAAAAACAGGCGATGTTAAAGATGTAAAAGTGTTGCGCAGCGGAGGGTTTGAATCATTGGATGAGGAAGCGTTACGGGTAGTAAGGGCCATGCCCAAATGGACGCCAGGCCTACAAAGAGGTCAAAAGGTAAATGTGAGCTATACCATCCCTATCAATTTTGTGCTGCAAAGCAATCCACCAGCGCAGAAAGAGATTGAGCCTATTGCGCAAGAAAATGATAATGAAGTAATTGTTGTGGGGTATTAA
- the rimP gene encoding ribosome assembly cofactor RimP, translating into MITKQQIVEIIAEKIAADGCFIVEVKVSANNKITVTIDSMDGLSIDYCIQISRLIESSLDREQEDFELEVSTPGLGQPLKVLNQYKKNIGKNVEVTPLNAAPFKGKLSHVYEEGFTVEEEKKVKIEGKKKKEIKVFNHNYTFDQVKSVKLIITF; encoded by the coding sequence ATGATTACCAAGCAACAAATAGTAGAAATAATAGCTGAAAAAATAGCGGCCGATGGTTGTTTTATTGTTGAGGTTAAAGTTTCTGCAAACAACAAAATTACGGTTACTATCGACAGCATGGACGGCTTAAGTATCGACTATTGCATTCAGATAAGCCGCTTGATAGAATCATCGCTGGATCGTGAACAAGAAGATTTTGAATTGGAAGTATCTACGCCAGGCTTAGGACAGCCCTTAAAAGTATTAAACCAATACAAAAAAAACATAGGAAAAAATGTTGAAGTAACTCCACTAAACGCAGCGCCATTTAAAGGTAAGCTTAGCCATGTGTATGAGGAGGGTTTTACGGTTGAGGAAGAGAAAAAAGTTAAAATTGAAGGAAAGAAAAAAAAAGAAATAAAAGTTTTTAATCATAACTATACGTTCGACCAGGTTAAATCAGTAAAATTAATTATTACGTTTTAA
- the lpxD gene encoding UDP-3-O-(3-hydroxymyristoyl)glucosamine N-acyltransferase, producing the protein MELSAKQIAELIQGEVVGNPDVTINNVSKIEDGKPGTISFLSNPKYTQYIYQTKASVVIVNNTFEPEKKVSATMIRVPDAYSAVAKLMQMYLDSKPRKTGVEQPSFVSETAIIGDFPYIGAFAYIGENVKIGNNVSIYPNTYIGDNVTIGDNNILYAGVKIYHNCVVGDNCILHAGAVVGSDGFGFAPDENNEYTKIPQLGNVVIEDNCEIGANTALDRATMGSTVLKKGVKLDNFVQIAHNVEIGENTVIAAMSGVAGSTVIGKNCMFGGHAGVVGHLTVADGVKMGAYTGIASSVKKEGAVMRGTPAFEARAFTRSWISLKSLPDLVKEVRVLKQEIKKLKGEE; encoded by the coding sequence ATGGAGCTCTCAGCTAAGCAAATTGCAGAATTAATTCAGGGGGAGGTAGTTGGAAACCCCGATGTTACTATTAATAACGTATCGAAAATTGAGGACGGGAAACCCGGAACCATTAGTTTTTTATCCAACCCAAAATATACCCAATACATATACCAAACCAAAGCTTCGGTGGTAATAGTAAACAATACTTTTGAACCCGAAAAAAAGGTGAGTGCCACTATGATCAGGGTGCCGGATGCCTACAGTGCGGTAGCTAAACTGATGCAGATGTATCTTGATTCAAAACCACGAAAAACGGGAGTTGAGCAACCATCATTTGTGTCCGAAACGGCAATTATTGGTGACTTTCCATATATTGGCGCTTTTGCTTATATAGGTGAAAACGTAAAAATAGGCAATAACGTAAGTATCTATCCCAATACTTATATCGGCGATAACGTAACTATTGGCGATAACAATATTTTGTATGCCGGCGTTAAAATATATCACAACTGTGTTGTAGGTGATAATTGTATCCTTCATGCAGGTGCAGTGGTAGGTTCCGATGGTTTTGGCTTTGCCCCCGACGAAAATAACGAGTATACAAAAATTCCACAGTTAGGGAATGTGGTAATAGAGGATAACTGCGAGATAGGTGCCAATACTGCTTTAGATAGAGCCACTATGGGATCCACCGTACTCAAAAAAGGCGTAAAGCTCGATAATTTTGTGCAGATAGCACATAATGTTGAAATTGGCGAAAATACAGTTATTGCGGCCATGTCGGGTGTTGCCGGTTCAACCGTAATAGGTAAGAATTGTATGTTTGGTGGCCATGCCGGTGTTGTTGGGCATTTAACAGTGGCCGATGGTGTTAAGATGGGTGCATATACCGGTATTGCCAGTAGTGTTAAAAAGGAGGGTGCGGTAATGCGCGGCACACCAGCATTTGAGGCCAGAGCATTTACACGTTCCTGGATTAGTCTAAAAAGTCTCCCGGACTTGGTGAAAGAGGTGCGGGTACTAAAACAAGAGATAAAAAAATTAAAAGGAGAAGAGTAG
- the infB gene encoding translation initiation factor IF-2 yields the protein MAVGKTNRLSKVAREFNVGINTIVEFLHKKGFEVKTNPNEKVSEEMYRHIQNEYSTDLNVRKKSEELGKQKSYKETISIEDVRQDLAPSPKEEKAKPEPKTIKTQVPKTEEPKIKGKIDLDQFSKKKPAEQDKKEEPKVLTPKEEEVKAPVEKTPVPKEPEKTKEGKKTAEAPHIPTAKQNIEEPKVVGKIDVDSFAKTHKAKAPVKDKPAKTKGDIESPKVSDSKTETTETRKKAEPEAIAQKPKQSKPTEQPVAKSETKENAADTEVADNKVVFKPTEFKKLSGPTVVGKIDLPVDQSRSENAADKKKKKRKRIRKDKERVNINEKSNQPAGQRKPASAGTGTNKPTRGSGTGRPQDANQRAGQAGKGSRRGGKPAPSRRPVKAEISEEDVQKQIKETLARLTATKGKSKASRYRRDKRDAASQRQIAETEAANQEKNVIKVTEFVTVAELATMMDVQVNQIIASCMSLGLFVSINQRLDAETISLVAEEFDHTVEFISVEVAAAIEEDEIEDETMLEDRSPIVTVMGHVDHGKTSLLDHIRKANVIQGEAGGITQHIGAYSVTLESNRKITFLDTPGHEAFTAMRARGAQVTDIAIIIIAADDNVMPQTVEAINHASAAGVPIVFAINKIDKPGANPDKIKEELANMNYLVEDWGGKYQCQEISAKNGLNIDELLEKVLLEADLLELKAVKDKRAVGSVIESSLDKGRGFVTTVLVQSGTLKVGDVILAGSFMGHVKAMFNERNQKVDAAGPSEPVLMLGLNGAAQAGEKFNVMESERDAKEITNKRTQLQREQGMRTKKHITLDEIGRRIAIGNFQELNVIVKGDVDGSIEALSDSLIKLSTDEIQVNVIHKAVGQISESDIMLAAASNAIVIGFQVRPSLTARKIAEKEEIDIRLYSIIYDAIEELKLAMEGMLSPEIKEQINATLEVRETFKITKVGTIAGCMVKDGKIKRNSKVRLIREGIVIYTGVLGALKRFKDDVKEVASGYECGVNIANYNDIKEGDIIEAFEEVEVSRTL from the coding sequence ATGGCAGTTGGTAAAACAAATAGACTAAGTAAAGTAGCCCGAGAGTTTAATGTAGGGATAAATACCATTGTAGAGTTCTTGCATAAAAAAGGATTCGAGGTAAAAACGAACCCTAACGAAAAGGTATCGGAAGAAATGTATCGTCACATACAAAACGAATACAGTACTGACCTTAATGTGCGTAAAAAGTCGGAAGAACTTGGCAAACAAAAGTCTTACAAAGAAACCATCTCGATAGAAGATGTGAGGCAAGATTTAGCCCCCAGCCCTAAGGAGGAAAAGGCTAAACCGGAACCTAAAACAATAAAGACTCAGGTACCAAAAACTGAGGAACCAAAAATTAAGGGCAAAATCGATTTAGACCAGTTCAGCAAAAAGAAACCTGCCGAACAGGATAAAAAAGAGGAACCAAAGGTACTAACACCGAAGGAGGAGGAGGTTAAAGCTCCCGTTGAAAAAACACCCGTTCCCAAAGAGCCTGAGAAAACAAAGGAAGGGAAAAAAACCGCTGAGGCTCCTCACATACCAACTGCCAAACAAAATATTGAGGAACCAAAAGTAGTAGGAAAAATAGATGTGGATTCTTTTGCCAAGACGCATAAAGCCAAAGCACCTGTAAAAGACAAACCGGCAAAAACCAAGGGCGATATCGAAAGCCCCAAAGTAAGCGACAGCAAAACGGAAACAACGGAAACAAGAAAAAAAGCTGAACCAGAAGCTATAGCGCAAAAACCAAAACAAAGTAAACCAACAGAACAGCCTGTGGCAAAAAGCGAAACAAAAGAAAATGCTGCCGATACAGAAGTTGCCGATAATAAAGTCGTTTTTAAGCCTACAGAGTTTAAAAAACTTTCGGGACCAACTGTGGTCGGAAAAATTGATTTACCGGTTGATCAAAGTAGATCGGAAAATGCAGCCGATAAAAAGAAGAAAAAACGCAAACGCATTCGCAAGGATAAGGAACGCGTTAATATAAATGAAAAATCGAACCAGCCTGCAGGTCAAAGAAAACCGGCAAGTGCCGGAACCGGAACAAACAAACCCACCCGCGGTTCGGGAACAGGACGGCCACAAGACGCTAATCAACGCGCAGGACAGGCCGGTAAGGGTTCACGCAGAGGTGGTAAACCGGCTCCAAGTCGCCGTCCGGTAAAAGCGGAGATAAGCGAGGAGGATGTACAAAAGCAAATTAAGGAAACTTTGGCCAGGCTAACAGCCACCAAAGGTAAGTCGAAAGCCTCCCGCTACCGTCGCGATAAGCGCGATGCAGCAAGCCAGCGACAAATAGCCGAAACCGAAGCGGCCAATCAGGAAAAAAATGTAATAAAAGTAACGGAATTTGTTACTGTTGCCGAATTGGCTACCATGATGGATGTACAGGTAAACCAAATTATAGCCTCTTGTATGAGCCTTGGTTTGTTTGTATCTATCAACCAACGTTTGGATGCGGAGACTATATCTCTTGTAGCGGAAGAATTTGACCACACAGTTGAGTTTATCAGTGTTGAGGTTGCCGCTGCTATTGAAGAGGATGAGATCGAGGACGAAACCATGCTCGAAGACCGTTCACCCATCGTTACCGTAATGGGACACGTGGATCATGGTAAAACTTCGTTACTTGACCATATACGTAAAGCCAACGTTATTCAGGGTGAGGCCGGAGGTATTACACAGCATATAGGTGCCTATTCGGTAACCCTGGAATCCAATCGCAAAATAACTTTCCTGGATACTCCGGGGCACGAGGCATTTACCGCCATGCGTGCGCGAGGTGCACAGGTAACCGATATAGCCATCATTATTATAGCGGCCGACGATAACGTGATGCCGCAAACCGTTGAGGCCATTAACCACGCTTCTGCCGCAGGGGTGCCTATCGTTTTTGCGATTAACAAAATTGATAAACCAGGTGCCAATCCTGACAAAATAAAAGAAGAGCTGGCCAACATGAACTACCTGGTCGAAGACTGGGGAGGAAAATATCAGTGCCAGGAGATATCTGCTAAAAACGGCCTAAACATTGATGAACTGCTCGAAAAAGTATTACTCGAAGCGGACTTATTGGAACTTAAAGCAGTTAAAGATAAAAGAGCAGTAGGTTCAGTTATAGAATCATCCTTAGACAAAGGACGTGGTTTTGTAACTACCGTACTTGTACAATCGGGCACCTTAAAAGTGGGCGACGTAATACTTGCCGGCAGCTTTATGGGGCACGTGAAAGCCATGTTCAACGAACGTAACCAAAAAGTTGATGCAGCCGGACCATCAGAACCGGTACTAATGTTAGGTTTAAACGGTGCAGCTCAAGCTGGTGAAAAGTTTAACGTAATGGAAAGCGAACGCGATGCGAAAGAAATTACGAACAAACGAACACAGCTTCAGCGCGAACAAGGTATGCGAACCAAAAAGCACATTACCTTAGACGAAATAGGCCGACGCATTGCCATCGGAAATTTCCAAGAGCTCAATGTGATTGTAAAAGGCGATGTGGATGGCTCCATCGAAGCTTTGTCTGATTCATTAATCAAACTTTCTACCGACGAAATACAAGTAAACGTAATACACAAAGCGGTAGGTCAAATTTCAGAATCGGATATTATGCTTGCAGCAGCATCCAATGCCATCGTTATAGGCTTCCAGGTTCGCCCATCGCTTACAGCGCGAAAAATAGCCGAGAAAGAAGAAATCGACATCCGTCTGTACTCAATCATATACGATGCCATCGAAGAGCTAAAATTAGCTATGGAAGGCATGCTTTCGCCGGAGATCAAAGAGCAGATAAACGCTACGCTGGAAGTCCGCGAAACCTTTAAGATTACCAAGGTGGGAACCATTGCAGGCTGTATGGTTAAAGACGGTAAAATTAAACGCAACTCAAAGGTCAGACTGATACGCGAAGGTATTGTAATATATACCGGTGTATTGGGTGCGCTTAAACGCTTTAAGGACGATGTAAAAGAGGTAGCCTCAGGATACGAGTGTGGGGTGAACATAGCCAATTATAACGACATCAAAGAAGGCGACATCATCGAGGCCTTTGAAGAAGTTGAAGTATCACGAACACTTTAA
- a CDS encoding bifunctional UDP-3-O-[3-hydroxymyristoyl] N-acetylglucosamine deacetylase/3-hydroxyacyl-ACP dehydratase, translating to MVEKQNTLAKPATLKGTGLHTGAMVTLVMNPAPENHGFKFKRTDLDGQPIIEAHAENVTYTQRGTVLQKKDATVSTIEHCLAALRGLGVDNCLIEVDGPEVPILDGSAKLFVAAINEVGLQEQQAARKYFVVKEKMVFENKEKGISLVALPDDHFSIDTMVSFDNSVFLGSQFATLASMDDFEKEISASRTFVFLHEVEMLMQHNLIKGGDLKNAIVIIDRDVSQEELDRLADLFNQPRVEVKAIGILNNLELVHHNEPARHKLLDVIGDLCLAGLPIKGKIIAMRPGHQSNVEFAKLLRTEIKKQANRPEVPHYDPCMEPIFDINAVIRMLPHRFPFLLVDKIIDLQEDFVVGIKNVTLNEPFFQGHFPTEPVMPGVLLVEAMAQCGGIFVLNQVEDPENYSTYFMKLDNIKFRKKVVPGDTVIFKLDLVTPMRRGVANMKGTAFVGDCVVAEGEFMASIIRNKA from the coding sequence ATGGTAGAAAAACAAAACACATTGGCAAAACCGGCTACTTTAAAAGGTACGGGCTTGCATACCGGAGCAATGGTGACCTTGGTGATGAATCCGGCTCCCGAGAATCATGGATTTAAATTTAAACGGACAGATCTTGACGGTCAGCCTATTATCGAAGCACACGCCGAAAACGTCACTTACACACAGCGTGGAACCGTGTTGCAAAAAAAGGATGCTACAGTAAGTACCATTGAGCATTGCCTGGCTGCCCTACGTGGTTTGGGCGTGGATAATTGCTTGATAGAAGTGGACGGCCCTGAGGTGCCTATACTTGATGGAAGTGCCAAGTTATTTGTGGCTGCCATTAACGAGGTGGGCTTGCAAGAGCAACAAGCGGCAAGAAAGTATTTTGTGGTAAAAGAAAAAATGGTGTTCGAAAATAAGGAAAAGGGCATTAGCCTGGTTGCCTTGCCCGACGATCATTTTAGTATAGATACCATGGTATCCTTCGATAACTCCGTGTTTTTAGGAAGTCAATTTGCTACCTTAGCATCAATGGACGATTTTGAGAAGGAGATAAGTGCATCACGAACTTTTGTGTTTTTGCACGAAGTGGAAATGCTGATGCAGCACAACTTAATCAAAGGCGGCGATCTGAAAAATGCCATCGTCATTATTGACAGGGATGTTAGCCAGGAGGAGCTGGATAGACTTGCCGATTTGTTTAATCAACCCAGGGTAGAGGTAAAAGCCATAGGTATTTTGAACAACCTGGAGTTAGTACACCATAACGAACCCGCACGCCACAAGTTATTAGATGTGATAGGCGATTTGTGTTTGGCCGGCTTACCCATTAAAGGAAAAATAATTGCTATGCGCCCGGGGCATCAAAGCAACGTGGAATTTGCCAAGCTATTGCGTACGGAGATAAAAAAACAAGCTAACCGACCCGAGGTACCGCATTACGATCCTTGTATGGAACCTATATTCGATATCAATGCGGTTATCCGAATGTTACCCCACCGTTTTCCGTTTTTATTGGTTGATAAAATTATCGATCTGCAGGAGGATTTTGTAGTGGGTATTAAAAACGTGACCCTTAACGAACCTTTTTTTCAGGGGCACTTCCCCACGGAACCGGTAATGCCGGGTGTTTTACTGGTTGAAGCCATGGCCCAATGTGGTGGTATCTTTGTGCTGAACCAAGTGGAAGATCCCGAAAATTATTCTACCTATTTTATGAAACTCGATAACATTAAGTTCCGCAAGAAAGTAGTGCCGGGCGATACCGTAATTTTTAAACTGGATTTAGTTACTCCCATGCGACGTGGCGTAGCTAATATGAAAGGTACTGCCTTTGTAGGTGACTGTGTAGTGGCCGAAGGAGAATTTATGGCCAGTATCATACGCAACAAGGCTTAA